In one window of Nocardiopsis aegyptia DNA:
- a CDS encoding nuclear transport factor 2 family protein, translating to MTEPHLETPVPEPVASFVAAVNRHDEDAFLDAFTPDGVVDDWGREFTGRERIKAWSDKEFIGARGVLTPQECRTDGSEVTVVGDWRSNHANGLSSFTFAVEGDAISRMTIREG from the coding sequence ATGACCGAACCACACCTGGAGACACCGGTTCCCGAACCGGTCGCCTCGTTCGTCGCCGCGGTGAACCGCCACGACGAGGACGCCTTCCTGGACGCGTTCACACCGGACGGCGTCGTGGACGACTGGGGCCGCGAGTTCACCGGCCGGGAGCGGATCAAGGCCTGGAGCGACAAGGAGTTCATCGGCGCGCGCGGTGTGCTGACACCGCAGGAGTGCCGGACCGACGGGTCGGAGGTCACCGTCGTCGGCGACTGGCGGTCGAACCACGCCAACGGCCTGAGCTCCTTCACCTTCGCCGTGGAGGGCGACGCGATCAGCCGCATGACCATCCGCGAGGGCTGA
- the yaaA gene encoding peroxide stress protein YaaA → MLILLPPSEGKATAGEGPRVDTGTLTLPELAPARAKAVAALTELCGGPEDTALEVLGLSAGQAEALKRNLDLETAPTLRAADLYTGVLYDRLGLPDLLDSPSADRTRESVLVFSGLWGVVGPTDLLPPYRLSMGVKLPPLGGLGAFWRRSMAAPLGELAEGRLLVDCRSATYAAAFRPTGAAERTVAVRVLRERVVDGTVRRSVVSHMAKATRGDIARALLAEGIEAATPEELVSALRDLGHTVELPPAARPGTARVMDVVVRD, encoded by the coding sequence ATGCTCATCCTGCTGCCGCCGTCCGAGGGCAAGGCCACCGCCGGAGAGGGGCCGCGTGTGGACACCGGCACGCTCACCCTCCCCGAGCTGGCTCCCGCCCGCGCGAAGGCCGTGGCGGCGCTGACCGAGCTGTGCGGCGGCCCGGAGGACACCGCCCTGGAGGTCCTGGGGCTGTCGGCCGGCCAGGCGGAGGCGCTCAAGCGCAACCTGGACCTGGAGACCGCGCCCACCCTGCGGGCCGCCGACCTCTACACGGGCGTGCTCTACGACCGGCTCGGCCTGCCGGACCTGCTCGACTCCCCGAGTGCCGACCGCACGCGCGAGAGCGTCCTGGTCTTCTCCGGGCTGTGGGGCGTGGTCGGACCCACCGACCTGCTCCCGCCCTACCGCCTGTCGATGGGTGTGAAGCTGCCTCCGCTGGGCGGTCTCGGCGCCTTCTGGCGCCGGTCCATGGCCGCGCCGCTGGGCGAACTCGCCGAGGGCCGGCTGCTGGTCGACTGCCGCTCCGCCACCTACGCGGCGGCCTTCAGGCCCACGGGCGCCGCCGAGCGCACCGTCGCCGTGCGCGTGCTGCGCGAACGCGTCGTGGACGGGACGGTGCGCCGGAGCGTGGTCAGCCACATGGCCAAGGCCACCCGCGGCGACATCGCCCGAGCGCTACTGGCCGAAGGGATCGAGGCGGCCACGCCGGAGGAGCTGGTGTCGGCGCTGCGCGACCTGGGCCACACCGTGGAGCTACCGCCGGCGGCCCGACCCGGCACCGCGCGCGTGATGGACGTCGTCGTGCGCGACTGA
- a CDS encoding GNAT family N-acetyltransferase, translating to MREWSERIAADWPPAEVETAAGWRLGYGGGVTFRANSAYALDPAAPGPLSEVEHFYHARGAPAAVQIWPGMADLDAELAGRGYTARRSALVMVRDIGDAPAPREGVEVLSRPDARWRELWSHETADPRVVEGQHRIMDRVPVMGYAVDATGSARGCAALGEGWVGVYNMLTAASARGQGFAGGIIDSLLAWGRDKGAHSAYLLVSRDNASALRSYERAGFAEVSRYHYRVGPAV from the coding sequence ATGCGGGAGTGGTCGGAGCGGATCGCGGCGGACTGGCCGCCGGCGGAGGTGGAGACGGCCGCGGGGTGGCGGCTCGGCTACGGGGGAGGTGTGACCTTCCGCGCCAACTCCGCCTACGCGCTGGATCCGGCCGCGCCGGGGCCCCTCTCGGAGGTGGAGCACTTCTACCACGCGCGGGGCGCGCCCGCCGCGGTGCAGATCTGGCCCGGGATGGCCGACCTGGACGCGGAACTGGCCGGGCGGGGGTACACGGCCCGCAGATCGGCCCTGGTCATGGTGCGCGACATCGGGGACGCGCCGGCACCGCGGGAGGGGGTCGAGGTGCTGTCGCGGCCGGACGCGCGCTGGCGGGAGCTGTGGTCGCACGAGACCGCCGACCCGCGGGTGGTGGAGGGCCAGCACCGCATCATGGACCGGGTCCCGGTCATGGGCTACGCCGTGGACGCCACGGGGAGTGCGCGCGGGTGCGCGGCGCTGGGAGAGGGCTGGGTGGGCGTGTACAACATGCTCACCGCGGCGTCCGCCCGCGGACAGGGGTTCGCGGGCGGGATCATCGACTCCCTGCTCGCGTGGGGCCGGGACAAGGGCGCGCACAGCGCCTACCTGCTCGTGTCGCGGGACAACGCGTCGGCCCTGCGGTCCTACGAGCGCGCGGGCTTCGCCGAGGTCTCCCGCTACCACTACCGGGTCGGCCCGGCGGTGTGA
- a CDS encoding DUF7455 domain-containing protein produces MTGTLAPTQPLTAADRCDRCGAPAYVRVLLNSGGELLFCAHHMRKHDDSLRKIASDIQDETHKLTESAKGSEER; encoded by the coding sequence GTGACTGGAACCCTTGCCCCCACCCAGCCGCTGACGGCTGCTGACCGTTGCGACCGCTGTGGTGCACCGGCGTACGTCCGGGTGCTGTTGAACTCCGGTGGCGAACTTCTGTTCTGCGCGCACCACATGCGCAAGCACGACGATTCCCTGCGCAAGATCGCCTCGGACATCCAGGACGAGACCCACAAGCTCACCGAGAGCGCGAAGGGCTCCGAAGAGCGTTAG
- a CDS encoding DNA gyrase/topoisomerase IV subunit B: protein MTALTAAVHDPGDYSARHLSVLEGLEAVRKRPGMYIGSTDSRGLTHCMWEIIDNSVDEALGGFCGRIDVTLHTDGSVSVSDDGRGIPVDAEPKSGLSGVELVMTKLHAGGKFGSGSYTASGGLHGVGASVVNALSSRLDVEIDRQGRTHAISFRRGIPGRFAGAGPDAEFTPVSGLEQVRKVASKITGTRIRFWPDMQIFLKDADIARESLLDRARQTAFLVPGLTIAVRDERVEGEAAFEEEFRFDGGISEFCTFLAPDEQVSDVLRIQGSGNFTETVPVLDDAGHMVPADVERRLDVDVALRWGTGYDTTVRSFVNVIATPKGGTHLNGFERALVRIINDQLRTTKLLKANDDPVTKDDTQEGLTAVVTVRLPEPQFEGQTKEILGTSAATRIVSQIVGNGLREFLTSTKKAEKAKARLVLEKVVGAAKARLAARQQRETQRRKNALENSALPAKLVDCRSEGLEHSELFIVEGDSALGTAKLARDSEFQALLPIRGKILNVQKSSVADMLKNAECAAILQVIGAGSGRTFDIDAARYGRIILMADADVDGAHIRCLLLTLIYRYMRPMLEAGRVFAAVPPLHRVELTNVRRKRGAKPEDRYIYTYSDAELQRTLLDLEKRKLSWKEPIQRYKGLGEMDADQLAETTMDPRFRTLRRIQVEQAEDAANVFNLLMGNEVAPRRRFIQEGAQELDVARIDA, encoded by the coding sequence GTGACCGCCTTGACCGCAGCCGTCCACGACCCCGGGGACTACTCCGCCCGGCACCTGTCGGTCCTCGAAGGGCTCGAGGCGGTGCGCAAACGGCCGGGGATGTACATCGGGTCCACCGACAGCCGGGGCCTGACCCACTGCATGTGGGAGATCATCGACAACTCCGTCGACGAGGCGCTGGGCGGCTTCTGCGGCCGGATCGACGTCACGCTGCACACCGACGGATCGGTGTCGGTCAGCGACGACGGCCGCGGCATCCCGGTCGACGCCGAGCCCAAGTCCGGCCTGTCCGGCGTCGAGCTGGTCATGACCAAGCTCCACGCGGGCGGCAAGTTCGGCTCCGGCTCCTACACCGCCTCCGGCGGCCTGCACGGCGTCGGCGCGTCGGTCGTCAACGCCCTGTCGTCGCGGCTCGACGTGGAGATCGACCGCCAGGGCCGCACCCACGCCATCAGCTTTCGCCGCGGGATCCCCGGCCGCTTCGCCGGAGCCGGACCCGACGCCGAGTTCACCCCGGTCTCCGGGCTCGAACAGGTCCGCAAGGTCGCGTCCAAGATCACCGGCACCCGCATCCGGTTCTGGCCGGACATGCAGATCTTCCTCAAGGACGCCGACATCGCCCGCGAGTCCCTCCTGGACCGGGCCCGCCAGACCGCGTTCCTGGTCCCCGGCCTGACGATCGCCGTGCGTGACGAACGGGTCGAGGGCGAGGCCGCGTTCGAGGAGGAGTTCCGCTTCGACGGCGGCATCAGCGAGTTCTGCACGTTCCTGGCACCCGACGAGCAGGTCAGCGACGTCCTGCGGATCCAGGGCAGCGGCAACTTCACCGAGACCGTGCCGGTCCTGGACGACGCCGGGCACATGGTGCCCGCCGACGTCGAGCGGCGCCTGGACGTGGACGTGGCCCTGCGCTGGGGCACCGGCTACGACACCACCGTGCGCTCCTTCGTCAACGTGATCGCCACGCCCAAGGGCGGAACGCACCTCAACGGCTTCGAACGCGCGCTGGTGCGGATCATCAACGACCAGCTGCGCACCACCAAGCTCCTCAAGGCCAACGACGACCCCGTCACCAAGGACGACACCCAGGAAGGGCTCACGGCGGTCGTCACCGTCCGCCTGCCCGAGCCGCAGTTCGAGGGCCAGACCAAGGAGATCCTCGGTACCTCGGCGGCGACCAGGATCGTCTCCCAGATCGTCGGCAACGGGCTGCGCGAGTTCCTCACCTCCACGAAGAAGGCGGAGAAGGCCAAGGCCCGCCTGGTGCTGGAGAAGGTCGTGGGCGCCGCCAAGGCGCGCCTGGCCGCCCGCCAGCAGCGGGAGACCCAGCGGCGCAAGAACGCGCTGGAGAACTCCGCCCTGCCGGCCAAGCTCGTGGACTGCCGCAGCGAGGGCCTGGAGCACAGCGAGCTGTTCATCGTCGAGGGGGACTCGGCGCTGGGCACCGCCAAGCTGGCCCGCGACTCCGAGTTCCAGGCACTGCTGCCGATCCGGGGCAAGATCCTCAACGTGCAGAAGTCGTCGGTCGCCGACATGCTCAAGAACGCCGAGTGCGCCGCCATCCTCCAGGTGATCGGCGCCGGCTCGGGCCGCACCTTCGACATCGACGCCGCCCGCTACGGCCGGATCATCCTCATGGCCGACGCCGACGTGGACGGCGCGCACATCCGCTGCCTGCTGCTCACGCTCATCTACCGGTACATGCGCCCGATGCTGGAGGCGGGCCGGGTGTTCGCCGCCGTGCCGCCGCTGCACCGGGTCGAGCTGACCAACGTGCGGCGCAAGCGCGGCGCCAAGCCGGAGGACCGCTACATCTACACCTACTCCGACGCCGAGCTCCAGCGCACGCTACTGGACCTGGAGAAGCGCAAGCTCTCCTGGAAGGAGCCGATCCAGCGGTACAAGGGTCTGGGCGAGATGGACGCGGACCAGCTGGCCGAGACCACCATGGACCCGCGCTTCCGCACGCTGCGCCGCATCCAGGTGGAGCAGGCGGAGGACGCCGCGAACGTGTTCAACCTGCTGATGGGCAACGAGGTGGCGCCGCGCCGCCGGTTCATCCAGGAAGGCGCCCAGGAGCTGGACGTGGCGCGCATCGACGCCTGA